The sequence ACCCTTTGTTCACTTTCTTTTTTACATATCATCATTACATTATCATGCTCAACAATAATATAATCATCAAGACCTTCAACGATCAAAAGTTTATTTTTAGGGGTTTTAATAATGCAGTTAGAGGAGTCGTATATTAAAATATTACCGTCAATTACATTTTTGTAATTATCTTTTTTAACAATATTAAAGAGCGATTTCCATGTACCAATGTCAGACCAACCAAAATCACTCAATGCCACGTACACGTTAGATGCTTTTTCCATGATCCCATAATCAATGGACACATTTCTGCAGTGTGAATATGCAGATAAAATAAAATCAAACTCATCCGGGGTATAATATTTACTAAGGCCACCTTCAAATATCTCAGCAATTTCAGGCAAGTATT is a genomic window of Cytophagales bacterium containing:
- a CDS encoding mannose-1-phosphate guanylyltransferase; this encodes FTSTIQSALGQTKDKDILVTIGIKPDRPDTGYGYIQYLEDDDSLKSGPTTSPPPKKLKKVKTFTEKPHLRLAKRFLESGEFVWNAGIFLWNVNSIIKAFGKYLPEIAEIFEGGLSKYYTPDEFDFILSAYSHCRNVSIDYGIMEKASNVYVALSDFGWSDIGTWKSLFNIVKKDNYKNVIDGNILIYDSSNCIIKTPKNKLLIVEGLDDYIIVEHDNVMMICKKESEQRVKEFVADVKMKKGEQFI